From Streptomyces griseorubiginosus, one genomic window encodes:
- a CDS encoding MBL fold metallo-hydrolase: MTASFHVLTTGYAHDRVAGTVTLLTEGDTLAVVDPGMVADRGLILDPLAERGIDVRQITDVIFSHHHPDHTLNAALFPRARFHDHMAVYRDDIWEDRPADGFALSPSITLMTTPGHTAEDVSTLVSTDQGLVVLTHLWWGEHGPADDPFAPDRAQLRSSREKVLALGPTLIVPGHGAPFAPSGATPV; the protein is encoded by the coding sequence ATGACCGCCTCGTTCCATGTCCTCACCACGGGATACGCCCATGATCGCGTCGCCGGTACGGTCACTCTCCTCACCGAGGGCGACACCCTGGCCGTCGTCGACCCGGGCATGGTCGCCGACCGGGGGCTCATCCTCGATCCCCTCGCCGAACGCGGCATCGACGTCCGGCAGATCACCGACGTGATCTTCAGCCACCACCACCCGGACCACACACTCAACGCGGCCCTCTTCCCCCGCGCTCGCTTCCACGACCACATGGCCGTCTACCGCGACGACATCTGGGAGGACCGGCCGGCCGACGGCTTCGCGCTCTCCCCCTCCATCACCTTGATGACCACCCCCGGCCACACTGCGGAGGACGTCAGCACGCTCGTCAGCACCGACCAGGGCCTGGTGGTCCTCACCCACCTGTGGTGGGGCGAACACGGCCCGGCCGACGACCCCTTCGCACCCGACCGCGCCCAGCTGCGCTCCTCCAGGGAGAAGGTCCTGGCGCTTGGTCCGACCCTGATCGTGCCCGGTCATGGCGCGCCCTTCGCGCCTTCAGGGGCTACGCCCGTTTAG
- a CDS encoding acyl-CoA desaturase has protein sequence MTAIDPTAHLTAEQIEELGRELDAIRDEVIAGRGEKDAAYIRKVIGAQRKLELASRAVLLFSMFPPAWVIGTAGLSVAKIMDNMEIGHNILHGQWDWMRDPKIHSTTWEWDHVSPADQWKHSHNELHHTYTNVVGKDNDLGYGIMRVDEDQKWHPFHLGQPLWNFINACFFEYGIAAYDLELGKNLHKRRRKNPEFRARAKAVGRKIRKQVLKDYVIHPLLSGPSFLPTLAATFTANLVRNVWSHSVIMCGHFPEGVQVFERRSIRGETRGQWYLRQMMGSANISGSKAMHFMTGNLSHQIEHHLFPDLPSNRYAEVAVKVRALFEKYELEYVTGPLPKQVFSAWRKVFRLSLPNKKEPVVKTPEREKELVAA, from the coding sequence TTGACCGCTATCGACCCCACCGCCCACCTGACCGCTGAGCAGATCGAGGAGCTCGGCCGCGAGCTGGACGCGATCCGCGACGAGGTGATCGCCGGCCGCGGCGAGAAGGACGCCGCGTACATCCGGAAGGTCATCGGTGCGCAGCGCAAGCTCGAACTGGCCAGCAGGGCAGTGCTGCTGTTCTCGATGTTCCCGCCCGCATGGGTGATCGGCACCGCCGGGCTGTCCGTGGCGAAGATCATGGACAACATGGAGATCGGCCACAACATCCTGCACGGCCAGTGGGACTGGATGCGGGACCCGAAGATCCACTCCACCACCTGGGAATGGGACCACGTCTCGCCGGCCGACCAGTGGAAGCACTCGCACAACGAGCTGCACCACACGTACACCAACGTCGTCGGCAAGGACAACGACCTCGGCTACGGCATCATGCGCGTCGACGAGGACCAGAAATGGCACCCGTTCCACCTCGGCCAGCCGCTGTGGAACTTCATCAACGCCTGCTTCTTCGAGTACGGCATCGCGGCCTACGACCTCGAACTCGGCAAGAACCTCCACAAGCGCCGCCGCAAGAACCCGGAGTTCCGCGCGCGGGCCAAGGCCGTGGGCCGCAAGATCCGCAAGCAGGTGCTCAAGGACTACGTGATCCACCCGCTGCTGTCGGGCCCGTCGTTCCTCCCCACGCTCGCCGCGACGTTCACCGCGAACCTGGTCCGCAACGTCTGGTCCCACTCGGTGATCATGTGCGGGCACTTCCCCGAGGGCGTGCAGGTCTTCGAGCGCCGGTCGATCCGGGGCGAGACGCGCGGCCAGTGGTACCTGCGCCAGATGATGGGCTCGGCGAACATCAGCGGCAGCAAGGCCATGCACTTCATGACCGGCAACCTCTCGCACCAGATCGAGCACCACCTGTTCCCGGACCTGCCGAGCAACCGGTACGCAGAGGTCGCGGTGAAGGTGCGGGCTCTGTTCGAGAAGTACGAGCTGGAGTACGTGACCGGACCGCTGCCCAAGCAGGTCTTCTCCGCGTGGCGCAAGGTCTTCCGGCTCTCGCTGCCGAACAAGAAGGAGCCCGTGGTCAAGACGCCGGAACGCGAGAAGGAGCTTGTCGCCGCCTGA
- a CDS encoding TetR/AcrR family transcriptional regulator: protein MGRPRTPLLDRRRIGAAALRLADEKGTFSIPALAKALGVAPSALYHHVAGRDEIISLMREELALTTGDTQDWSQPWAVALEGWARSYLAAFAAHPGAVPLLATAPLAEPFMHEMYEKVAGLLLEAGFAAQDVMPLITALESFVLGSALDLVAPPVMVSDVARDTAPHLSAVLDQTPADHSRATRAFELGLRALLTGFGDLLDR from the coding sequence GTGGGACGGCCGCGCACCCCCCTGCTGGACCGCCGGCGCATCGGTGCCGCGGCACTGCGCCTGGCCGACGAGAAGGGCACCTTCTCCATCCCCGCCCTGGCCAAGGCCCTGGGCGTCGCCCCGTCGGCGCTCTACCACCACGTCGCCGGCCGTGACGAGATCATCTCGCTCATGCGCGAGGAGCTGGCCCTGACGACCGGTGACACCCAGGACTGGTCACAGCCGTGGGCCGTAGCTCTCGAAGGCTGGGCCCGCTCCTACCTCGCCGCTTTCGCCGCCCACCCCGGAGCGGTCCCGCTGCTGGCCACCGCCCCGCTCGCCGAGCCCTTCATGCACGAGATGTACGAGAAGGTCGCGGGCCTGCTCCTGGAGGCGGGCTTCGCCGCGCAGGACGTCATGCCGCTGATCACCGCGCTGGAGAGCTTCGTGCTCGGCTCCGCTCTCGACCTGGTGGCGCCGCCCGTGATGGTCTCCGACGTCGCCCGCGACACGGCCCCGCACCTCAGCGCCGTACTGGACCAGACCCCCGCCGACCACAGCCGCGCCACCCGGGCGTTCGAGCTCGGACTGCGCGCCCTTCTCACCGGATTCGGCGACCTGCTCGACCGCTGA
- a CDS encoding helix-turn-helix domain-containing protein, with the protein MSHVTQRASELALDETTVTVLRAALKTTADEVVQAIIDEVPPYANALSGHMGATIRRAVRTALGHYLDLASGNATGGDGGDAAYELGRGEVRDGRSMDALLSAYRVGARVAWRCLAAGAVPAGLPAAEVAKFAELTFAYIDELSAASAAGHADELAARGRAHERHLEHLARDLLAGASPDVLLASAQRAGWQPPVSLTAVLLPAAQARPAYRTLEATTLVLDDLPDSTGVLLVPDADRSHLLRQLTERHAVVGPARPWTRASASYARALRARLLSADIRDTENHLPELVLSADKDAFADLRARALAPLAALPSATARRLEETLRAWLLHQGRREEVAAALFVHPQTVRYRMSQLRELFPDLASPHRVLELTLAVGLEAAD; encoded by the coding sequence GTGAGTCATGTGACGCAGAGGGCCAGCGAGCTGGCCCTGGATGAGACGACGGTCACCGTACTGCGGGCCGCGTTGAAGACCACCGCCGACGAGGTCGTCCAGGCGATCATCGACGAGGTCCCGCCCTACGCCAACGCGCTCTCGGGCCACATGGGCGCCACCATCCGCCGGGCCGTGCGCACGGCCTTGGGACATTATCTCGACCTGGCGAGCGGGAACGCCACGGGCGGTGACGGCGGTGACGCGGCCTACGAGCTGGGCCGTGGCGAGGTGCGGGACGGCCGTTCGATGGACGCTCTGCTCAGTGCCTACCGCGTGGGTGCCCGCGTGGCCTGGCGATGCCTGGCGGCGGGCGCCGTACCCGCGGGTCTGCCCGCCGCCGAGGTCGCCAAGTTCGCCGAGCTGACCTTCGCCTACATCGACGAGCTGTCCGCCGCGAGCGCGGCGGGCCACGCCGACGAACTGGCCGCCCGCGGCCGGGCGCACGAGCGCCACCTGGAACACCTGGCCCGCGACCTCCTCGCCGGCGCGAGCCCGGACGTACTGCTGGCCTCCGCCCAACGGGCCGGGTGGCAGCCGCCGGTTTCGCTGACCGCGGTCCTGCTGCCCGCCGCCCAGGCCCGGCCCGCCTACCGCACCCTCGAGGCGACCACTCTCGTCCTGGACGATCTGCCGGACTCCACCGGTGTACTGCTCGTCCCCGACGCCGACCGGTCACATCTCCTGCGACAGCTCACCGAGCGCCATGCCGTGGTCGGCCCGGCCCGGCCATGGACGCGTGCGTCCGCGTCGTACGCACGAGCCCTCCGGGCGCGCCTGCTCTCCGCCGACATCCGCGACACCGAAAACCACCTGCCCGAGCTGGTACTGAGCGCGGACAAGGACGCGTTCGCGGATCTGCGTGCCCGCGCCCTCGCACCGCTCGCAGCGTTGCCGAGTGCGACCGCGCGGCGGCTGGAGGAGACGTTGCGGGCGTGGCTGCTGCACCAGGGCAGACGGGAGGAGGTGGCGGCGGCGCTGTTCGTCCACCCCCAGACCGTCCGGTACCGGATGTCACAGCTACGGGAGCTGTTTCCGGATCTCGCGTCGCCGCACCGGGTCCTCGAACTGACGCTGGCGGTCGGTCTGGAGGCCGCCGATTGA
- a CDS encoding amidohydrolase: MHADIVFIAGTVRTGDADTPVHDALAVTDGRITALGADALAARGPRTEVVDLGGGALLPAFGDGHVHPVMGGLALGGVPVRGTASVEEIVEAVRRWAAEHPDAEWITGDGFDPWLAPDGRFDARWLDAAVPDRPVVLRTMDHHTAWVNSETLRRAGYTADTPDPVGGEILRRDGSAEPLGTLREFGVLGPVLALIPPATHEAQVAALREAAARFAAAGVTWVQDAWVEPHQADVWVTAATTGPGLPVRADLAFVLEPGDWRERITRFAADRDRVESSAPGLVTARTVKFFADGVIESGTAALLEPYADCPHSHGIANWTPAELAEAVTAADALGFRAHLHAIGDAGVRGALDAIESAARANGARDRRPVVAHAQLIDPADLARFAALGVIANLQPLWAQPDPLMTELTLPRIGPERGARQYQIAALLASGARLSFGSDWPVTAHEPLRGIATAVTRQTPDGQPAGGWLPEERIDIRTALALYSAGCAHQAFEEKEWGVLRPGMRADLVHLAADPVGTAPGDLAQLPVLGTWLAGRRTHAAASQHTGAGRR; encoded by the coding sequence ATGCACGCCGACATCGTCTTCATCGCAGGGACCGTCCGGACCGGGGACGCGGACACGCCCGTCCACGACGCCCTCGCCGTCACCGACGGCCGGATCACCGCCCTGGGCGCGGACGCACTGGCGGCCAGGGGGCCTCGTACGGAAGTCGTCGATCTCGGCGGGGGAGCGCTGCTGCCGGCGTTCGGCGACGGTCATGTGCACCCCGTCATGGGCGGCCTCGCGCTGGGCGGGGTCCCGGTCCGGGGCACGGCGAGCGTCGAGGAGATCGTCGAGGCCGTACGGCGCTGGGCCGCCGAGCACCCGGACGCGGAGTGGATCACGGGGGACGGCTTCGACCCGTGGCTCGCCCCCGACGGCCGGTTCGACGCCAGGTGGCTGGACGCCGCCGTACCCGACCGCCCCGTCGTCCTGCGCACCATGGACCACCACACCGCCTGGGTGAACAGCGAGACACTGCGCCGGGCCGGTTACACGGCTGACACTCCGGATCCGGTGGGCGGGGAGATCCTGCGCCGGGACGGGAGCGCGGAGCCGCTGGGCACCTTGCGCGAGTTCGGGGTCCTCGGCCCGGTCCTCGCCCTCATCCCTCCGGCCACCCACGAGGCCCAGGTGGCCGCGCTGCGCGAAGCCGCCGCCCGGTTCGCCGCGGCCGGCGTGACCTGGGTGCAGGACGCCTGGGTCGAACCCCACCAGGCCGACGTCTGGGTCACCGCCGCGACCACCGGGCCCGGACTCCCCGTCCGCGCCGACCTCGCCTTCGTCCTCGAACCCGGCGACTGGCGCGAGCGGATCACCCGGTTCGCCGCCGACCGCGACCGGGTGGAGAGCTCCGCTCCCGGACTGGTGACCGCCCGGACGGTGAAGTTCTTCGCCGACGGTGTCATCGAGTCCGGCACCGCCGCCCTGCTGGAGCCCTACGCCGACTGCCCGCACTCGCACGGCATCGCCAACTGGACCCCCGCGGAACTCGCCGAAGCCGTCACCGCCGCCGACGCGCTCGGCTTCCGCGCGCACCTGCACGCCATCGGCGACGCCGGCGTACGGGGCGCCCTGGACGCGATCGAGTCCGCCGCCCGCGCCAACGGCGCCCGGGACCGCCGTCCGGTCGTCGCGCACGCCCAGCTGATCGACCCCGCCGACCTGGCCCGCTTCGCCGCGCTCGGGGTGATCGCCAACCTCCAGCCGCTGTGGGCCCAGCCCGACCCCCTGATGACCGAGCTGACCCTGCCGAGGATCGGCCCGGAACGCGGCGCGCGGCAGTACCAGATCGCCGCCCTGCTCGCCTCCGGCGCCCGGCTCTCGTTCGGCAGCGACTGGCCGGTCACCGCGCACGAACCGCTGCGGGGCATCGCCACCGCGGTGACCCGCCAGACGCCCGACGGCCAACCCGCGGGCGGCTGGCTCCCCGAGGAGCGGATCGACATCCGCACAGCTCTCGCCCTGTACTCCGCGGGATGCGCCCACCAGGCGTTCGAGGAGAAGGAATGGGGCGTCCTGCGCCCCGGCATGCGCGCCGACCTGGTGCATCTCGCCGCCGACCCGGTCGGGACCGCCCCCGGTGACCTCGCACAGCTGCCCGTCCTGGGCACCTGGCTCGCGGGCCGTCGCACCCATGCCGCCGCTTCCCAGCACACGGGCGCCGGGAGACGATAG
- a CDS encoding ferredoxin reductase, translated as MTSTALRSRAWKLLEMVTTPLLPSDYLDLVSPLRAGADLRGRIEAVHPETGDAATIVIRPGRGWRGHTAGQYVRIGVDVDGVRLWRAYSLTSPTDRPDGRVTITVKAIPDGKVSNHLVRRARPGTLIQLDQATGDFVLPRAKPAKVLYLTAGSGITPVMGMLRDTEFDDVVMVHCAPRPQDVIFRGELHDLVADGKLRLTEVHTDTDGVLDIARLDALVPDWAERETWACGPAGLLDAAEKHWSDHGVPERLHTERFRPTIVAAGDGGGEVTFSTTGTTVDADGATPLLDVGEAAGVLMPSGCRMGICFGCVSPLKAGAVRDLRTGEITEAEPGVLIQTCVSAAAGPCDIER; from the coding sequence ATGACGAGTACTGCCCTGCGCAGCAGGGCGTGGAAACTGCTGGAGATGGTCACGACGCCGCTGCTGCCGTCGGACTACCTCGACCTGGTCAGCCCGCTGCGGGCGGGTGCTGACCTGCGGGGGCGCATCGAGGCCGTACACCCCGAGACGGGTGACGCCGCGACCATCGTGATCAGACCGGGACGGGGCTGGCGCGGCCACACTGCGGGTCAGTACGTGCGGATCGGGGTCGACGTCGACGGGGTGCGCCTGTGGCGTGCCTACTCCCTCACCTCGCCGACCGACCGCCCGGACGGCCGCGTCACGATCACCGTGAAGGCGATCCCGGACGGCAAGGTCAGCAACCACCTGGTCCGCAGGGCGCGACCGGGCACGCTGATCCAGCTCGACCAGGCGACCGGTGACTTCGTACTGCCGCGGGCCAAGCCCGCCAAGGTGCTCTACCTGACGGCCGGCAGCGGCATCACGCCCGTCATGGGCATGCTGCGCGACACCGAGTTCGACGACGTCGTCATGGTCCACTGCGCGCCACGGCCCCAGGACGTGATCTTCCGCGGCGAACTGCACGACCTGGTCGCGGACGGGAAGCTGCGGCTCACCGAGGTGCACACCGACACGGACGGCGTGCTGGACATCGCCCGCCTCGACGCACTCGTGCCCGACTGGGCCGAGCGCGAGACCTGGGCCTGCGGGCCCGCGGGCCTCCTCGACGCCGCCGAGAAGCACTGGAGCGACCACGGCGTCCCGGAGCGCCTGCACACCGAACGCTTCCGCCCCACCATCGTCGCCGCCGGCGACGGCGGCGGCGAGGTCACCTTCAGCACCACCGGCACGACCGTCGACGCGGACGGCGCCACGCCGTTGCTGGACGTCGGCGAGGCGGCCGGTGTGCTCATGCCCTCCGGGTGCCGTATGGGCATCTGCTTCGGCTGTGTCTCACCCCTGAAGGCGGGCGCCGTCCGCGACCTGCGCACCGGCGAGATCACCGAGGCCGAGCCGGGCGTCCTCATCCAGACCTGTGTGTCCGCCGCGGCGGGCCCTTGCGACATCGAACGGTAG
- a CDS encoding LysR family transcriptional regulator, producing the protein MLDVRRILLFTEVARRGSVSATARALNYTPSAVSQQVNRLEEEAGQPLLERHARGVTLTDAGRALAERGERIERELKAADNELADFAGLRTGTLRVGTFPTAGASLLPRAVITFREAHPGVRLTVRSARIAGLWSMLENREIEMSLMWDYDWCRIERADAVVTPLADDPPALLVGDSHPLAGRASATLADLSDDPWITRADNHPVAEALERSCRAVGFEPQIAYEAHDYQEAQAMVAAGIGVALAPALALEGLRSGVSILPLQPPAPVRRILLVRMADHALTPAAQTFASLLRESAAARTSLRRDADPRL; encoded by the coding sequence GTGCTCGACGTACGGCGCATCCTGCTCTTCACGGAGGTGGCCCGCCGCGGCTCCGTGTCCGCGACCGCACGCGCCCTGAACTACACCCCGTCAGCGGTGTCGCAGCAGGTCAACCGCCTGGAGGAAGAGGCCGGACAACCGCTGCTCGAGCGCCATGCACGGGGCGTCACCCTCACCGATGCGGGGCGCGCGCTGGCCGAGCGCGGGGAACGGATCGAGCGCGAGCTGAAAGCCGCGGACAACGAACTCGCCGACTTCGCGGGACTGCGCACGGGCACGCTGCGTGTCGGCACCTTCCCCACCGCCGGCGCTTCCCTGCTGCCCCGAGCGGTGATCACCTTCCGTGAGGCACACCCCGGCGTACGGCTGACTGTGCGCAGCGCCCGGATCGCCGGCCTCTGGTCGATGCTGGAGAACCGGGAAATCGAGATGTCCCTGATGTGGGACTACGACTGGTGCCGCATCGAGCGGGCGGACGCGGTCGTCACCCCGCTCGCCGACGACCCTCCGGCGCTCCTCGTCGGCGACAGTCACCCCCTCGCGGGCCGCGCCTCTGCCACCCTTGCCGACCTCTCGGACGACCCGTGGATCACCCGCGCCGACAACCACCCGGTGGCCGAGGCACTCGAACGCAGCTGCCGTGCCGTCGGCTTCGAGCCGCAGATCGCCTACGAGGCCCACGACTACCAGGAGGCCCAGGCCATGGTCGCGGCCGGCATCGGCGTCGCGCTGGCCCCAGCCCTGGCTCTGGAGGGCCTCCGCTCCGGCGTCAGCATCCTGCCCCTGCAGCCACCCGCCCCGGTCCGCCGCATCCTGCTGGTCCGCATGGCCGACCACGCCCTCACACCCGCCGCCCAGACCTTCGCGAGCCTGCTGCGCGAGAGTGCCGCGGCGCGGACCTCCCTGCGCCGTGACGCCGACCCTCGTCTGTAG
- a CDS encoding APC family permease yields MTEPLVPTAPQQPPSATGADPSPHLQRGSLGVADIVFFVVAAAAPLTVMAGVAPLAILFGGIGAPAAYLAVGVVLVLFAVGFTAMTPYIRNAGAFYSYIARGLGRPAGLGAALLAVFSYNSLQIGMFGAFGFFASTTANDLLGVDLPWPVYAFAGIAVVWLLGFRSINLGAKVLAALLIAETAILALLAGAVLVKGGASGLTFDSFAPSKVFVSGMSGPIGLAVAAFIGFEATAIYREEARDPDRTVPRATYLAIGFLGLFYAFISWIIVQAFGSDQAVAAAAKNPAEMFFTAMTQYVGGWASDVQRVLIVTSVLAALLAFHNAITRYVYALSAERVAPASLGRVHPRHGSPWVAGVAQSVLAAVVVAVFAAIGVDPYTKFFLWVNTPGVVGILVLQALAAFAVVAFFRRNRAEHGEGPVRTLAAPAAAGILLTAATVLVCRRLDLFTGAGPAVNWSLVALTPAVFLAGVVYAVRIRRTRPEVYGKLATTDVDSV; encoded by the coding sequence ATGACCGAGCCCCTCGTCCCCACCGCTCCCCAGCAGCCACCCTCGGCCACCGGCGCCGACCCGAGCCCTCACCTGCAACGCGGCTCGCTCGGCGTCGCCGACATCGTCTTCTTCGTCGTCGCCGCGGCCGCCCCGCTCACCGTGATGGCCGGCGTCGCGCCCCTGGCCATCCTCTTCGGCGGCATCGGCGCCCCGGCCGCCTATCTCGCCGTCGGCGTGGTGCTGGTCCTCTTCGCGGTCGGCTTCACCGCGATGACGCCGTACATCCGCAACGCGGGTGCCTTCTACTCGTACATCGCCCGCGGTCTCGGGCGTCCGGCCGGGCTCGGTGCGGCGCTGCTCGCGGTCTTCTCCTACAACTCCCTGCAGATCGGCATGTTCGGGGCCTTCGGCTTCTTCGCCTCCACCACGGCCAACGACCTCCTCGGCGTCGACCTGCCCTGGCCGGTGTACGCCTTCGCGGGGATCGCGGTCGTCTGGCTCCTCGGGTTCCGCTCCATCAACCTGGGCGCCAAGGTCCTGGCGGCGCTGCTGATCGCCGAGACCGCCATCCTGGCGCTGCTCGCCGGCGCGGTCCTGGTCAAGGGGGGCGCGAGCGGGCTGACCTTCGACTCCTTCGCCCCCTCGAAGGTCTTCGTCTCGGGGATGAGCGGGCCGATCGGTCTGGCCGTCGCCGCGTTCATCGGCTTCGAGGCCACCGCGATCTACCGCGAGGAGGCCCGCGACCCCGACCGCACGGTGCCCCGCGCCACCTACCTCGCGATCGGCTTCCTCGGCCTCTTCTACGCCTTCATCTCCTGGATCATCGTGCAGGCCTTCGGCAGTGACCAGGCCGTGGCCGCCGCGGCGAAGAACCCGGCGGAGATGTTCTTCACCGCCATGACCCAGTACGTCGGCGGCTGGGCCAGCGACGTCCAGCGCGTCCTGATCGTCACCAGCGTGCTCGCCGCCCTGCTCGCCTTCCACAACGCCATCACCCGGTACGTCTACGCCCTTTCCGCCGAGCGGGTCGCCCCCGCCTCGCTGGGCCGTGTGCACCCCAGACACGGCTCGCCGTGGGTGGCCGGCGTCGCGCAGAGCGTCCTGGCCGCCGTGGTCGTCGCCGTCTTCGCCGCGATCGGCGTCGACCCCTACACCAAGTTCTTCCTCTGGGTGAACACACCCGGTGTGGTCGGCATCCTCGTCCTCCAGGCCCTGGCGGCCTTCGCGGTGGTCGCCTTCTTCCGCCGCAACAGGGCCGAGCACGGCGAGGGGCCCGTCCGCACCCTGGCCGCGCCCGCCGCGGCCGGCATCCTCCTCACCGCCGCCACCGTCCTGGTCTGCCGCCGCCTGGACCTGTTCACCGGCGCCGGCCCGGCGGTCAACTGGAGCCTGGTCGCACTCACGCCGGCGGTGTTCCTGGCGGGCGTCGTCTACGCGGTACGCATCCGCCGCACCCGGCCCGAGGTCTACGGCAAGCTGGCGACGACCGACGTGGACAGCGTCTGA